In the Bacillus sp. HSf4 genome, ATATCGACACCTCGGTCTCAAGCTATTCTTTCAGTTTTCTCCACAAGGTGGTGCGGTTGATATTCAATCGCTTCGCCGCTTTGGATTGGTTCATATTCTCCTCCTGCAGCACCGCTTGAATGATGCGCCGTTCGATGTCCGCAAGCGTCCCTTCCAAACAGCCTTTTAAGCTCTCTTCCTTGTTCTCGCTGGACAGACGGTCAAGCTGCAGTGCGGCTTCAGCCAATGTGATATATCCGCTTTTCACCGTCAGCACAAGCTCCTCAAGTAATCGCTTAAACTGCCGGACATTCTCCCGAAATGTCTGCTTGCGAAACGCGTTCATCACCTCAGGCGCAAGTCCGACCACTTGTGTGCCATAAGCTGAATTAAATTCAGCAATAAACAGTCTGCTCATGTCCTCCATGTCTTCCACCCGCTCTGACAACGACGGGACATAGAGCGTCAATCCTTGTAAACAGCTGTATAAATCAGGGTCAAATCGCCCTGCTTTCATTTCTGCAAATAAATCGGCAGATGAAGAGGCGAGCCAGCGGATTTGCCGATCCTGTTTCATCCACACGGCGAGATCATGCTGGACTTCGAGCGGCAGATGCTCGATATGCCGAAGAAAGATCGTCCCGTTCTGAACAACCGGAAGGTCTTTCAGCAATGCGTACTCTTTCACCTTGCTGCAATGAATGGTCACAAACGTCTGCTGCTGCCGAGGGCTCATTTGATGAATCGCAAAGGCGAGATCTGATTTCCCCGTTCCTTCCTCTCCGTACAGTAAAATAGGTTTATGCGTCTGGCTGAATGCCTGCGCTTGCTGAACCGTGTCCCTCATAGACCTGCTTTGTTGTGTAAATGATGAAAATGGCTGTAATGAATGTACGGGCGCTGCAAACGACCATGCAAGATGCTGATGATCGCGGCTGGACACTGATTGTTCAATGGCAATCAGCAGCTCTCCTTTTGAAAGAAGGGAGCCTTTCATATGCCAGACGGCTTCTCCTGTTTCTAATTGAAAATACCCGCTTTGTTTGCCCTCTCTTATTGACTGTACAGCAAAAGCCAGCTCTTCCCACCATTCATGGATGGCATCGGCAGAAACAATAGGTTCAAGAAGACCCTCATCGATCCAATTTTTTACCGTTTTGTTCACAAAGCGGATCCGGCTGTTGTCATCAATGACGATCATCCCTTTTTCTTCCTGATCGATCATCTCTCTAAACATCCGCTGCTCCTCAGATGCCTCCTTAAAGAGCCGGTACATTTGCTTTGCACTGTGAAACGCTTCTTTAACCGATTCACGGCCGGACGTGATCAGCATGCTTTGCATGCCCAGCTCCTTTGCCGCTTTATCGGTAATGACGTCTCCCAATACAATTTGGGTCCCCTGCTGCTGAATGTCCCTCAAGAGATCCCATACTTCCATTTCTGCTTTAATCGTATATAAATCAACTTCTATTCCGAAAAGCTCGCTGATAGTGCGAACCCCTTGGGTAATATTTCCAAAGCCGACGACGGCTGTTTTTCCTTGATAATCTTTAATAAGCGTCAGCGCCCGCAGCAGATCATACCCGGAAACAGGGATATCCACGACAGGGATGTGCACGTGTTGCTGTATGAGCGAGGCTGTACCGCCGCGGCTCATAATGATATCGGTTCCCTGCGATTCAGCTTGCTCTGCAATCGCAACGCCGGAGCGTAAATCGCCGACCTCCAGCTGAAATTGAATGTCTTGTTCTTCCTTCGCGAGCTCTGTCAATAAATCCCCTAAGCCTTTATACGGCGCAATGCCAAGCACTTTAATTTTCATGAAATGGACCCCCTCTTTCATTCTCTCTCAGTCAAGGAGACAGCGAGGGAGTCCGTTCAAACGATTGGGACAGCCCCCTCGAACTTAAATTATAAATGATGCGATATAGGGATACAATTCATGCCAGTGCCGCACGCTCGTTCAAACGGCTTTATTCTTGACCGGCCGAAGCCCACGTTTGCGGAACACGCACATATTTAATCGCCTGACGGTAGTACGTAAAGGCAATATGCAGATCACCGTCTTTCCCCTGCTTGATCGACGGATAGGAAAACTCGCGGTTAAGCTTGTCTTTTGAGTTGTTCGTCAGCGCATAACCGTCGCCGACTTCGATGTTTCTTTTGACAGGCCATGTGATGCCGCCGTCCCGGGAAAGCGCCAAAGTCATCGGCGCCCTCGGTGCTCCCCAGAAGGCTGGACGCGCGTCTGTGTCAACACCTGTTCTTGTATCATCCTCATCCTCAATTTCATCGTATAGAGAGGCTCTTCTTTCGGTCGTTTCATTCGCATTCATATGATTGTATACGAGAGCAAGCGTCCCATCTTGAAGCGCTGTAAATTGAATGGAGGAGTTGTTGTTCGGCAGCTCGGTCGGCTCAGGCTCTGACCAGGTGCGGCCGTTATCAATAGAGCGGCTCACATAAATCGAGTCTGCAAAACGGCTTCTAAACAACGCAAGCAAGGTGCCGTCGTGCAGTTTTTCAATATTCATATGAACACATCCGGTACTGCCCGGCACCTTCACTTCCTCCCACGACTTGCCTTTATCAGATGAAATTTTCACCGCGCTGATGTCACGGTTTCCAGTCCATTTCACGCCCGGCAGGGTGATGCAGTAAAAGACAGGAAGCAGCCAATCGCCGTTATCCAGAACAATGAGCGGCTGGCGGATAAAAGTCCCTGCTTCGGCAAACAACGTGTCAATCCCGCTCCATGTATGGCCTCTATCATCCGATGTCCGGTATCTGACGACCGCTGTATCCTGATTGCCGGAAAGCTGTGCCGTATACATAAGCCAGAGCCGGCCGTCAGGCTCTTGGAAAAGCACAGGGTTTTGTTCGGAGCGGGAAGGATCACCTGACAGCTTTTCTGCCTGTGTCCACTCACCACTTCCTTTTTCAAGCCTTGACATGTAAATCGATATATCCGGGATGCCTTCCTGCGTTCCCCCAAACCAGACGCACAACAGATCACCATTGTCCAGCTCCAGCAGGTTGGCTGCATGGTTTTGCGGGCAGTCTGTCGGCAAAAACGCATCCTTTCTGGCCGAATCGGTTTTATTTTCTCTGATGCGACCATCTATCGGCAGGGAAGCTTCACTTTGTTTCATCACAATTCCTCCTCCACATTTGATTCTTTTTTCGCAGGCGAGCTGATCAGACGGTCTAATACGAGGACAATAAACGGAACAATGATAGCGATGTACATGTTATCGATGCCAAACGGATTGTCCAATAAATACCATGCCGTCGTCGCTATGCCGGAAAGCGCCAGACCAATGGTTGCTCCGCGGTTTGAATTAAAATATGGCAAATAAAAGCCCATCGCCGCCACAACGGCAATTGATGTCCGAAGCGCCCTCGTAAAGAAAGAAAGCGTTAACAATTCTGGCGCCAGCGCAACCCCGAGCAGCGGAATAAAACCGACGATAATAGAAACATATCTCGTAATTTTCATGCGCTGTTCTGGTGTCGGATTTGCTTTCGGTACATAAAAGTCATCAATGATCAGCGTCGTTGTCGCCAGCGCAACCGTTGAGACGCCGACGAAAATAGACGCTACAAGGGATGTCGCTACAATCGCGCTCAGCACAGGATTCATGTGCTGCATAAACACCGGAAATGCGTAAATTGGATCAATATCCGGGTACAAATACCGTGCAGCAACGCCGATGACTCCAATGGCAATCGCCAGCGGCAGACAAAGCAGCGCTGCATACAGCGTTGATCTCTTTGCCTCTTTCTCACTTTTCGATGAGGTAATAGCCTGTATAATAAACTGAGTCGCAAAAATCGCCCCCATGTTGCCGATAAACCAGGCGCCGATTGTCCCCCATCCGATGCTGCCGTCCCAAGTGAAGAAATGCTCCGGCAACTGCTGCGTCATCGGCTCCCAGCCTTTTGTCAAATAGAGTGCAACTCCTAATGTGATCAGAACTCCCGCATATTTAACAAGAGAATGCAGAATCGTCACCCAGGCAACGCCCTTCATTCCGCCAAACGTAAAATAAAAGGTGCTGACAATCGCTGTAATAATTGCACACGTCATGAGCGGAAGACCTAAAATAGACGAAATGGCCGCCGATCCGCTTAAATAGTTTCCAAGATTCACAAGTAAAAGGGCCACAATCATAATGATAGAAACGACAAGCTTGGTCGAACGGCCAAACTTTTCACTAATAATCCCGGAGATCGTATATTGGCCGGTTTTATAAAATTTCCCTGCTAAGAAGAAGGAAAAAATAAAAAACGCAATCGAGACCGTTACAATCGACCATGAAGCTGCCAAACCATGTGTATAAGCTGATTCAGCGGTCCCGA is a window encoding:
- a CDS encoding sodium:solute symporter family protein, translating into MDVLSGSIIMFILAVIVVYILFTTWLTMRFRSKSSSEFNNAAKTLPAIVVGILLMSEFIGTKSTIGTAESAYTHGLAASWSIVTVSIAFFIFSFFLAGKFYKTGQYTISGIISEKFGRSTKLVVSIIMIVALLLVNLGNYLSGSAAISSILGLPLMTCAIITAIVSTFYFTFGGMKGVAWVTILHSLVKYAGVLITLGVALYLTKGWEPMTQQLPEHFFTWDGSIGWGTIGAWFIGNMGAIFATQFIIQAITSSKSEKEAKRSTLYAALLCLPLAIAIGVIGVAARYLYPDIDPIYAFPVFMQHMNPVLSAIVATSLVASIFVGVSTVALATTTLIIDDFYVPKANPTPEQRMKITRYVSIIVGFIPLLGVALAPELLTLSFFTRALRTSIAVVAAMGFYLPYFNSNRGATIGLALSGIATTAWYLLDNPFGIDNMYIAIIVPFIVLVLDRLISSPAKKESNVEEEL
- a CDS encoding sigma-54-dependent Fis family transcriptional regulator, with amino-acid sequence MKIKVLGIAPYKGLGDLLTELAKEEQDIQFQLEVGDLRSGVAIAEQAESQGTDIIMSRGGTASLIQQHVHIPVVDIPVSGYDLLRALTLIKDYQGKTAVVGFGNITQGVRTISELFGIEVDLYTIKAEMEVWDLLRDIQQQGTQIVLGDVITDKAAKELGMQSMLITSGRESVKEAFHSAKQMYRLFKEASEEQRMFREMIDQEEKGMIVIDDNSRIRFVNKTVKNWIDEGLLEPIVSADAIHEWWEELAFAVQSIREGKQSGYFQLETGEAVWHMKGSLLSKGELLIAIEQSVSSRDHQHLAWSFAAPVHSLQPFSSFTQQSRSMRDTVQQAQAFSQTHKPILLYGEEGTGKSDLAFAIHQMSPRQQQTFVTIHCSKVKEYALLKDLPVVQNGTIFLRHIEHLPLEVQHDLAVWMKQDRQIRWLASSSADLFAEMKAGRFDPDLYSCLQGLTLYVPSLSERVEDMEDMSRLFIAEFNSAYGTQVVGLAPEVMNAFRKQTFRENVRQFKRLLEELVLTVKSGYITLAEAALQLDRLSSENKEESLKGCLEGTLADIERRIIQAVLQEENMNQSKAAKRLNINRTTLWRKLKE
- a CDS encoding exo-alpha-sialidase: MKQSEASLPIDGRIRENKTDSARKDAFLPTDCPQNHAANLLELDNGDLLCVWFGGTQEGIPDISIYMSRLEKGSGEWTQAEKLSGDPSRSEQNPVLFQEPDGRLWLMYTAQLSGNQDTAVVRYRTSDDRGHTWSGIDTLFAEAGTFIRQPLIVLDNGDWLLPVFYCITLPGVKWTGNRDISAVKISSDKGKSWEEVKVPGSTGCVHMNIEKLHDGTLLALFRSRFADSIYVSRSIDNGRTWSEPEPTELPNNNSSIQFTALQDGTLALVYNHMNANETTERRASLYDEIEDEDDTRTGVDTDARPAFWGAPRAPMTLALSRDGGITWPVKRNIEVGDGYALTNNSKDKLNREFSYPSIKQGKDGDLHIAFTYYRQAIKYVRVPQTWASAGQE